The genomic window AAGCAGCGCCTTGTCGGGTATACCGTCGTGTTAGCCTCGGCGCATGACCCAGGAAGCAAAGCAGTTTGAAAAGCAGAGCGGCGGCGCCGACAGCAACCAATTCGGAGCCGGCAAGTCGGCCTTCGTGACCGGCGCGAGCAAGGGCATCGGCTACGCGGTGGCGCAGGCGCTTGCCGCCGAGGGCTACCGCGTGACCATCACCAGCCGCAAGCAAGGCGAGATTGATGAGGCTGCCCAGCAGCTCGGCGAGAACGTGCGCGGCGTGGTCTGCGACGTGAAAGACGCCGCCGCTGTGCAGAGTGCGGTGGACGCCCATGTAGAAGCGTTCGGCAGCCTCGACGTGCTGTTCGTCAACGCGGGCGTGGGCCACTTCGCCAACATCGAGCAACTCAGCATCGAGCAGTGGCAGGACGTCATCGACACCAACCTCTCGGGCGCCTTCTACACCATCAAGGCCGCGATTCCGGCGCTGAAAAAGCAGGGCGGCTACATCCTCACCCTGTCGAGCCTCGCGGGCAAAAACCCTTTCGAGGGCGGCGCGGCGTACAACGCCAGCAAGTTTGGCCTCAACGGCTTGAGCGAAGTCGTCAACCTCGACCTGCGCCAGTACGACATCAAGACCACCCAGATCATGCCCGGCACTGTAGCGACGCACTTCAACGACCACACGCCGAACGAGGACGATTTCTGGAAGATTCAGCCCGAGGACATCGCGCAGCTCACGGTGGACCTGCTCAAGATGCCCGCCCGCACCCTGCCGAGCCGGGTCGAAGTGCGCCCGAGCCGGCCTGACCGGAAGCCGAAGAAATAAATCGTTAATCACATCAAGTGCCGAAGGGAAGAGGAAAAAAGGCCGCGTGCCGCCCTCTTCCCTTCCCCTTTTCCTCCTTTTCCCTGCCGCTGCTACAATGCGCCGCGTGTATACCAACCGCCGAGCCCATCACGAATACGAACTGCTGGAGCGGTTCGAGGCGGGCATCAGTCTGACGGGCAGCGAGGTCAAGAGTGTGCGGGCGGGGGGCGTGGATTTCCGTGACGCCTTCGCCCGCATCAACGGCTCGGACGTGGACCTGGAGGGGCTGTATATCCCCGTGTACAAGGAAGCCACCTACAACAACCACGAGCCCCGCCGCAAACGTCGGCTGCTGCTGCACCGTGAGGAAATCGAAAAACTCCGGCGCGGGCTGGAGCAAAAGGGCCTGACGCTGGTGCCGACCCGGCTCTACCAGAAAGGCCGCTACTTCAAGGTCGAACTTGCCCTTGCCCGGGGCAAGAAACTGCACGACAAGCGCCGCGCCGATGCCGAGCGCACCGTGGCACGGGAGCTGCGCGAACTATGAATCACCTTCAACTTTCCAGCAATCGCCGCTGGGCCCGGCCCCTGCTGCTCTCGGCGGGCCTGCTTGCCGCCGGACTCGCCGGGGCGCAAATCACCATCGGCAAACTCAACCTCGCGGGTAAGGAAGTGCAGAGCGCCAACCTCTACGGCGCCGAGTACGCCAGCCGCACCGCGCTCGACGGCCTGCTCGACATCGAGCGGCAGGGCGAAGTCATGCGGGTGGTCGGCATGGGGCACACCATGCTGCTGCCCATCGACACCGATCAGGTGCGCGCCACCACCGACTTCAACACCGTGCAGATCGACACCGAGCGCGTCAAGGCGCGGACGGCGACCTGGGTGAACGGCGTGGTCTATTTTCCGCTCGACACGCTGGCGCGCGGGCTGGGCGCCGAGTACCGCCCCGGCACCTTCACGCTGGCGTCGCCACAACTTCAGAGTGTAAGCAGCCGCGCGGGCAGCACGAGTGACCGCCTGGTGCTCGACCTCAACCGCGACGTGACCGCCAAGGTCGAGCTGCGCGGGGCCCAGGTCCGCATCATCCTGAAAAACACGACCGGCAAAGCGCAACGCTACACCACGCGCGGCGCCTTTATTCCCAGCGCCGAGGTCAAGCAGCAGGCGTCGGACCTCATCGTCAGCTTCACCCTGCCGCAAAACAGCGGCTACCGCGTCTACCCGGTGGTGCGTTCTGGCGGCACCCGAATCGTGGCCGACGCGGGCCCCGGCGTGCCACAGGACTTTCCGGCGGTGCTCGAGCGGGTCGGCAAACCCCTCATCGTGCTCGACCCGACGCGGGTGGAAGGACTGGGCCGCGACGTGACGCTCGAAGTGGCGCGCCGCTCGGCGGAGCTGCTGTCCAAGGCCGGCTGGCAGGTGAGTATGACCCGCGACCAGGGCACGGCGCTCGGGCAAAACCAGAAACTGCAACTTGCCCGCCAGAGCGACGTGTATCTGGCGCTCGACCTGGGCCGCTTTCCCCAGACCCAGCGCGGCGGCGTGACCGTGTATGAGGGCAGCGGCAACAGCGCCTCGCAGGTCATCAACGCGGTGCGCGGGGGGCAGACGGCGCCGTACAGCCCGCTCGTCATCAGCGACAACGGGGGCAGCCGCCGCCTCAGCGAACTGCTGCGCGGCGAACTGAAAAGCGGCGGCGTGACCGCCGAGCAAGACGACCTGCGCCGGATGCTGACGCTCAGCGAGGCGCCGCAGGCCGCGCTGCTGCTCGAACTCGGCTGGGCCGGCAACGCCCAGGACCGCGCCAACCTCGCCACCGAGGCCCGCTTGCAAGCCCTCTCGGTGGCGGTCGCCCGCAGCGTGGCCAACTACCTGACCACGCGCGCCGCCAACGCCTCGCAGGCGAGCAGCAGTGCCAGCACCACCCAGACCATCCTGACCGGCGGCACTACCCGCGCCGGGGGTCAGCAGTGAGCGTGATGCGCCGCCTCTTTTCGCTGTTCAACGTGCTGGCGCTGCTCGCTCTCGCCGCCGCCGCCTACGCCTATCAGGTCGTGCAGCGCCCCGCCGAGTTGCCCACGCCCCCCAAACTCGAACTGCTCGAGCGCCACGGGGTCAAGCTCAAGGTCTACTATTCCGACCAGCAGGTCAAAACTTTGAAGCCGGTGGACCGTACCGTGCAGGTCGTCGAGGAAAACCCGACCAGCCTCGCGCAGGCCGCGCTCAACGCCTGGGCGCAGGGGCCGCAGCAGGGTGAGGCCCTCGCGGTGGTGCCCGCCGGCACCGACGCCCCGCGCGTCTACGTGCGCGGCAAGCACTACTACGTGGACCTGCTGCCCGCCTACGGCAAGCTGAACTACGGCAGCTCGGGCGAGTGGATGCTGGTGTGCACCATGACCCGCACCCTGCTCGAGCGCGGCGGGGACGACGTGTCTTTCCTGCTCGGCGGTAAGACGGTGGACACACTGGGGCACATCGACCTGCGCCGGGCGTTCACACGGGCCGACTGCCCGAACTGAGCCCCAGCGCCGCCGCTGAGCCCTCACTTCCCTTTCCCATGATTCACGCCATCACCCTGCAAGGGTTCAAATCTTTTGCCGACCGCACCCGCCTGGAATTCTCACTTTCCAGCGGGTCGGGCGGGGTCTGCGCGGTGATCGGTCCCAACGGCAGCGGCAAAAGCAACGTGGTGGAGGCCATTCGCTGGGCCACCCATGGGGCGCGGGCCCGTGACCTGCGCGCCGGACGCGGCTCCGAGCTGATTTTTCACGGCTCGGGCGGCAAGGCGCCGCTGGGGCTCGCCGAAGTGCAGCTCGAACTGCGGACCCCGGCGGGCGAGCGTCTCAACGTCACCCGCCGCATCTACCGCGACGGCAGCGGCGAGCAGGACCTCGGCGGGCGCGGGGTGCGCGCCAGAGACATTCAGGCAGCGTGCGCGGCACCGGGCTGGGGCCGGGGGGCTCGCGGTCATCGGCCAGGGCGAGGTGAGCGGCGTGGTGCAGGCCGAGGGGAGGACCCTGCTCGGCTACTTGCAGGAGGCCGCCGGACTCTCGCGCGCCGTGTCCACCCGCCAGGACACTGAAGCGCGGCTGAAAGAAGCTGACACCCATCTGGAGGGGCTGCGCCTGCTGTTGAATGAACGCGAAACCGCCCTGGCCCGCCTCGCCCGCGCCGCGCAGGACGCGCAGGAGCACCGCCGCCTCAGCGAGCGCGCTGGCCTGCTGGAAGGCGCCCTGGCCCGCGAAAAACAGCTCACCCTGCTGCGTGAAATCGCCGGGGCACGGGCCGAAGCCGCCTCGCTGGAAGCCCGCTCGGCGGCGCTTGCCCGTGAGGTGACGGAGGCCGCCGCCCGCGTCGAGCAGGCCCGCGAAGCCGCGCAGGAAGCCCGCGCCCGCCGCGACGCCTACGCCGGGTCACTCGACACCCTGCGCGCCGCCCGCACCGCCCGCGACCAGGCCGAGCAGTACCGCCAGCATCTGACCCAGGAACGTGAAGGGTTGGAACGCGACCTCGCCGCGCTGCCGCAGACGGCGCCTGCTGAGGCGGCCCCCGACCTCGCCGCGCTGCAAGCCGCCGCTGCCGAGCGCCGCGCCCGTGCCGAAGCCGCCGAGCGCGAGGCCCGCCGCCTCGACACCGACCTCACCCGCGCCCGCGAGAGTGCCGCCCGCGCCGCCGAGGCCCACGCCCGCAGCGACGCCAGCCTGACCACCCTGCGCGCCGAGCTGGAACGCGCCGAAGGCAATCTGGAAACGGCGCAGACCCGGCTGGACGCGGCGCAGGAGGCACTGACCGTCGCTGCCGCCGCCCGCCAGGACGCCGAAACCCGTTACCGCACGCAGGCCGAACAGCGCGAGGCGGCGCAGGCACGGGCAACCCACCTGCGCGCCGAACTCGCCCGCGTGTCGGCGGGGCTCGCTCCGCTGCGGCGTGAGCGCGAGCGGCTGGAAACGGCGCTCAATTCTTACGCCCGCTACGGCGAAGGCGCTCGCAACGCGCTGCGGCAGGAGCACCCCGGCATCGTGGGCAGCGTGGCCGACGTGCTCAGCGTGCCTGCCGAGTACGAAACGGCCATTACAGCGGCGCTCGGTAGGCGGCTGGAGCAAGTCGTTGTCCACACTGGCCAGGACGCCCGCGACATCATTGAGGAACTGAAAAGGGCGGGGGGCCGTGCCACCTTCCTGCCGCTCGACCTCATTCGGCCTCGGCCCCGGCGCGACGGCCCGCTGCTGCGCGAGGCGGGGGTCATCGGCAACCTCGCCGACCTCTGCCCCACCGACCCGCCGCTGGTGGGCGAAGCGGTGCTCGCCGACACGCTGCTGGTGGACGACCTGAGCACCGCCAACCGCCTCGCGCGTGCCCACAGCAGCCGCCCGCGCCTCGTCACGCTGGCGGGCGAACTCGTGGAGCCCGGTGGGGCCATCACCGGGGGCCGCCTGCGCGACAGCGGGAGCGCTGTGCTCGCCGACCAGCGGAGATTTCAGGAACTCGATGAGGAACTGGCACAGGCCGAGCGGCAGACCGCGACCTTCCAACAGCAGTTGAGCGAACTGGAGAGTAAGGCGCCCGACGCCGAGTGGGACGCCCTGCTGCGCCAGCGCGACGAAACCTTGCGGGCCGAGCGCGACGCCGAAAAGCGCGTGACCGAGCTCTCCGCCCAGACCCGCAGCCTGCGTTCACACCGCGACGAGCTGACGGCCCGACTGGAACGTGACGCCGCCCGCCTCCCCGTTCCCACCGAGGACGCCACCGACCCCGCCGAACTGGAAAGCGCGCTCTGGCAGGCGCGGCAGCAGGCTGAAACGGGCCGCGCCGCCGAGCGGGAAGCGCTCGAAGCCCTGGCACTCGCCCGCGAACTGGACACGGCCTGGAAGACGTACCGCGCCGCCGAAGCCCGCGCCGCCGCCCTACGTGAGCGCCTGCGGGTGAACGCCGACTCCGCCGCCGCGCAGCAGGGCGGGCTGGACGCTGCCGCCGCCGAAGTCGCCCGCCGTGAGGCCGCCCTCGGTACGCTCGACGAGCAGGAATTTCCCCGCGCCGAGGCTGCCCGTGAGGCCGCCGCGCTCGCCTACGCGAACCTGATTGGCGAGCAGAACAAGGTGCGTGGGCGGCTCGACGACCTCCGTGTCCTCATCGCCCGGCGTGAAGGCAGCGCCGAGCCCATTCCCGACGGCTGTTCCCCGCCCGGCACCCCGAAAGAATGGACCGCCGAACTCGCCCGCGCCCGCGCTGAACTCGACCGTCTGGGGCCGGTGAACGCCCGCGCCGAGGCCGATTACCAAGCCGAGGCTGAGACGCTGGAGCTGCAACGCCGTGAGGCCGCCGACGCGGAAGCTGCCGCTGCCGAACTGCGCGCCCACCTCGGCGAACTCGAAGGCGTCGAGCGCGAGGCGACCCGGCAGGCCTTCGAACGGGTAAACGCCGCCTTCCGCGAGTACAGCGCCGAGCTGCTCGGCGGCGCGGGCGAACTCGAACCTGAGCAGGACGAGGCGGGCCGCCTCACCGGGCTACGCCTCGCCGTGCAGCCGAAAGGCAAGCGCACCCGCTCTATGACGCTGCTCTCGGCAGGCGAGCGGACGATGGCGGGCCTCGGGTTTCTGTTCGCCCTCAACCATGCCGGCGGGGAGGAAGGCATGGGCGGCCTCCCCCTCGCCGTGCTCGACGAGGTGGACGCCCCGCTCGACGAGGCGAACATTCGCCGCTTTACCGCCTTCCTGACGCGCTTTGCCGAGCGGGGCACGCAATTTCTGCTCGTGACCCACCAGAAGGCGACGATGGAAGTGGCGACCGCGCTGTGGGGCGTGACCACCGACCAGACCGGGGCGAGCCGGGTACTGAGCATCAAGCAGGAGCGGGAATAAGGGCACTTCGCAGGCTGGCGTATGCCTCACCCTGACATCCCGCCTCTGACAACCCTCCTGCGGGCTGGCGAACGCTAGCATCTCCCCCATGCACCACCTCATCCTCCCGGCGCTGCTGCTCGCCTCCGCCGCCAGCGCCCAGGCTGCGCCTACATCAACCGGCCCCAGCTTTGAAGGCCAGATCATCTATCAGGTCATGCCCGACCGTTTCTTCGACGGTGACCCTTCCAACAATGCCGGGGTGGACCGTGCCAACCTCCGCGCCTGGCACGGCGGCGACCTCGCGGGGCTGACGCAAAAGCTGCCTTACATCCAGAAACTTGGGGCGACGGCCATCTGGATGACGCCGATCTACCGCCAGCAGACCGCCAAATCCTTCGACACCGCCGCTTATCACGGCTACTGGCCCGCCGATTTCCGGCAGGTGGACCCGCACTTCGGCTCGATGGCGACCTTCGATACGTTCATGAAGGCAGCGAAAGGCGCGGGGATGAAGGTGGTCCTTGACCAGGTCATCAATCACTACGGCTACGAGGCCCCAGCGGTGAAGGCCAATCCGGGCTGGTTCAACGGCAAGGCGCAGTGCGACGCGACCAAGAACAAGGACGTGGACTGTCCCCTCGCCGGCCTACCCGACCTGCGCCAGAGCGTGCCCGCCGTGCGCCAGCAGTTGTTCGGGAACGGCGACTTCTGGCGGGCGCGAGGGGTGGACGGCTTCCGTTACGACGCGATCAAGCATGTGGAGCGGCCTTTCCTGCTCGACCTGCTGAAAAAAGACCGCGCCGCCGGCACCTGGACGCTCGGCGAGTGGTACGACGCCGACGCGGGCACGGTGGCCGAGTGGCAAAAGCAGGGGTTTGACAGCCTGTTTCTCTTCAGCTTGCAAGCGGCGATGCGCGGCAGCGTGATGGGCGCGTCCAGCCTGGTCAACGTGCGCGAGGTGCTGCGCCGCTCGGACGAACTTGCCCGGCCCGGCGAGGTGGCACTGTTTCTCGACAACCACGACGTGCCGCGTTTCTCGCAGGGCAGCTTTTTCGAGGACGAAGGGCAGGCCCGCACCAAATACGGCCTGCGGGCGCTGCTCACGCTGCGGGGCGTGCCGGTCCTCTACCAGGGCACCGAAATTGCCATGCGCGGCGGAGCCGACCCCGACAACCGGCGCGACATGCGCTTTGAAAGCCAGTGGACGCCCGCCGAAAAAGCCGTATACAACGTGGCCCGCGACGCCATTGCCGTCCGCAAGGCGAGCCCGCCCCTCAGTCGGGGCACCCAGACGCTGCTTCCCGTCCCCGACCGGCAGGCCGACGACCTGCTGCTGCTGACCCGCGAGCAGGGCGGACAGCGGGTGCTGGTGGCCTGGCACAACGGGTTGAAACGCCAGAGCTACTCGCTGAAGCTCAGTACCCTGGGAATCAAGGCGAACGCTCAGGATGTGACCAAGACGCTGTTTGCCGGGCAGGACGCCAAAGTGAGCGTGAAGGGCGGGTATTTGCACCTGAGCCTACCGCCTAAGGACGCGGCGGCGTTCGTTTTGCGGTGAGAGGAGGAGTCTGACTTGCTCCCTCATCTACAGCCCCTGAGACAAAAGGAAAACCCCGCGCCAGGCGGGGCTTTTTATTGGAGCCGAGGGTCGGACTTGAACCGACGACCTACTGATTACGAATCAGTTGCTCTACCACTGAGCTACATCGGCCTGCGGGTGACACAGGCTCAAAGAGTATAGAAACGGCCCGCGAAGGTGTCAACCGTTCCAGATGCGGAATGCAGCAGCGGCCCGCGTCTCATGCAGTCTTCAGCCGCTCTTGAACTTCCCGGCGCGGTGCAACCCTCCTCAGATTCGCCGCGTACTGTGGGTTGTAAGGAGGCACCACCATGTCTATTTTTGATCGTCTGTCCCGTCTGCTCCGCGCCAATGTCAATGACATGATTTCCAAGGCCGAGGACCCTGCCAAGATTATCGATCAGGCCCTGCGGGATATGCGCAGCGCCTACGCCGACGCCCGCAACGAAGTCGCCGGGGCAATGGCCCAAGCGGCCAAGCTCGAGCGCGAGGCCGGGACCAACAGCAAGCTCGCCGCCGAGTACGAGAAGAAGGCCGAAGAAGCCCTGCGTGGCGGTTCGGAAGACCTTGCCCGTGAAGCGCTGCGCCGCGCCCAGAACCACAAGGACCTCGCCAAGGGGTTCGACGAGCAGCGCACCGTCCAGCAGAGCACCGTGGACCAGCTCAAGACC from Deinococcus radiodurans R1 = ATCC 13939 = DSM 20539 includes these protein-coding regions:
- a CDS encoding alpha-amylase family glycosyl hydrolase, whose protein sequence is MHHLILPALLLASAASAQAAPTSTGPSFEGQIIYQVMPDRFFDGDPSNNAGVDRANLRAWHGGDLAGLTQKLPYIQKLGATAIWMTPIYRQQTAKSFDTAAYHGYWPADFRQVDPHFGSMATFDTFMKAAKGAGMKVVLDQVINHYGYEAPAVKANPGWFNGKAQCDATKNKDVDCPLAGLPDLRQSVPAVRQQLFGNGDFWRARGVDGFRYDAIKHVERPFLLDLLKKDRAAGTWTLGEWYDADAGTVAEWQKQGFDSLFLFSLQAAMRGSVMGASSLVNVREVLRRSDELARPGEVALFLDNHDVPRFSQGSFFEDEGQARTKYGLRALLTLRGVPVLYQGTEIAMRGGADPDNRRDMRFESQWTPAEKAVYNVARDAIAVRKASPPLSRGTQTLLPVPDRQADDLLLLTREQGGQRVLVAWHNGLKRQSYSLKLSTLGIKANAQDVTKTLFAGQDAKVSVKGGYLHLSLPPKDAAAFVLR
- the smpB gene encoding SsrA-binding protein SmpB, translating into MRRVYTNRRAHHEYELLERFEAGISLTGSEVKSVRAGGVDFRDAFARINGSDVDLEGLYIPVYKEATYNNHEPRRKRRLLLHREEIEKLRRGLEQKGLTLVPTRLYQKGRYFKVELALARGKKLHDKRRADAERTVARELREL
- a CDS encoding SDR family oxidoreductase encodes the protein MTQEAKQFEKQSGGADSNQFGAGKSAFVTGASKGIGYAVAQALAAEGYRVTITSRKQGEIDEAAQQLGENVRGVVCDVKDAAAVQSAVDAHVEAFGSLDVLFVNAGVGHFANIEQLSIEQWQDVIDTNLSGAFYTIKAAIPALKKQGGYILTLSSLAGKNPFEGGAAYNASKFGLNGLSEVVNLDLRQYDIKTTQIMPGTVATHFNDHTPNEDDFWKIQPEDIAQLTVDLLKMPARTLPSRVEVRPSRPDRKPKK
- a CDS encoding N-acetylmuramoyl-L-alanine amidase family protein, with protein sequence MNHLQLSSNRRWARPLLLSAGLLAAGLAGAQITIGKLNLAGKEVQSANLYGAEYASRTALDGLLDIERQGEVMRVVGMGHTMLLPIDTDQVRATTDFNTVQIDTERVKARTATWVNGVVYFPLDTLARGLGAEYRPGTFTLASPQLQSVSSRAGSTSDRLVLDLNRDVTAKVELRGAQVRIILKNTTGKAQRYTTRGAFIPSAEVKQQASDLIVSFTLPQNSGYRVYPVVRSGGTRIVADAGPGVPQDFPAVLERVGKPLIVLDPTRVEGLGRDVTLEVARRSAELLSKAGWQVSMTRDQGTALGQNQKLQLARQSDVYLALDLGRFPQTQRGGVTVYEGSGNSASQVINAVRGGQTAPYSPLVISDNGGSRRLSELLRGELKSGGVTAEQDDLRRMLTLSEAPQAALLLELGWAGNAQDRANLATEARLQALSVAVARSVANYLTTRAANASQASSSASTTQTILTGGTTRAGGQQ
- a CDS encoding GerMN domain-containing protein encodes the protein MRRLFSLFNVLALLALAAAAYAYQVVQRPAELPTPPKLELLERHGVKLKVYYSDQQVKTLKPVDRTVQVVEENPTSLAQAALNAWAQGPQQGEALAVVPAGTDAPRVYVRGKHYYVDLLPAYGKLNYGSSGEWMLVCTMTRTLLERGGDDVSFLLGGKTVDTLGHIDLRRAFTRADCPN
- a CDS encoding PspA/IM30 family protein translates to MSIFDRLSRLLRANVNDMISKAEDPAKIIDQALRDMRSAYADARNEVAGAMAQAAKLEREAGTNSKLAAEYEKKAEEALRGGSEDLAREALRRAQNHKDLAKGFDEQRTVQQSTVDQLKTQLRALEAKIDEMESKKTLLAARQKTAQAGETLDRVSGFSKAGGAMDAFNEMEQKVAGMEDRNKAMGELRNDQDFDAQLKDLGRDKDVDDALAALKAKVQSSNQ